The Ipomoea triloba cultivar NCNSP0323 chromosome 13, ASM357664v1 genomic interval gacatttatgtttatcttttttcttcttttttttcttttctcccatcttttctttcttagTCATATACgtaaaaacttttcaaaaactACAAGTAGTGGGGATGCTCTTAGAAGAGGTAGACTTTGGAATtgtcattttgattttaataatcaTTACATCAGAAGTGCAATTATGACCTAGGATTAGATTGTTGCTTGTTCCCGACAAGCCCCTGTCCCTTAGTCTAGAAGAGTGTGACTCTTGAGAAGGAGTTATGGAgacttgaaattattttaagaaaatactATTCATACTCCCAATTTTTACTTTATctcataaaattttgatttgatatttttattggGATTTATCGGATGAAGATAACTAATCATTTATTGTCACATAAGAGAGTAAAAGTGAGAAAGTATAAATAGGGAACGCATGTAGTATAacgtattattttaatataaattagaaacctagtatataatataaataaataaataaataaaaacgcACCTACACGCGCTTTTGTGTGAGAAGTGGAAATCCAACAAACCAAATTGGAAAGCGTGCCAACAAATAACGTAATGAAATGGGCTCTAATCTGTAGTTTTCGAGAGACCGTGAAATGGACGGCCACGATGCTACGTGTGTGTGAAAGAAAACAAATGTGCGAATGCATCGCCTAACTCCCTCCGTTCGATTGTGTTAGTTGCGTGAAGCAAGGCTGCAAGTaaaattcattttctttcttttcttaaaaaaattactccgtatttattttctttccctttttggttcattttaaaattataagtgAAATTTTTTGCTCAAGTATCTAGTCTAATTTCTAAGTAactaataatcaaaataatataagaaataaaatagtCAAATCTTGTTTGCGGAGATTTGactatttatttcttttatatatatatatatatatatatatatatatatatatatatatatatatatatatatatatatatattttgaagggCTCGTGAAAAGACAAGTTTTTGTGCGGGATGCGGTTAACACACAAAGGATGTATCTTAAGTGTAGAAATGACGCACATAATCTTAAGTATTAAAATGAGGCACATTAAGTACACAaaacacacaccttaagcacacaaatcgaacactggaatttaaactctcactttattcccacattattcttttcacatggaattgcaattcctttcgcACCTAATTCCTTCCCTACAACTAAACGCCCCATAAGTTtcacaactgacgcaccttaaacacacaaatcacacacctaaataaggaaaatcacgcacttaAAGCCTTAGGccgatgcaccttaagaaggaaaatcacgcacctataattttagaccgacgcacttaagtttcaacaactaacgcatTTTAAGCTCAaatccacgcaccttaagcacaaaaaccatgcATCTTAACTCTTAaacacaaaaaccacgcaccttaaatttgacctagatgcaaaaagatcaaattgccactacatttttttaatcattgttgaTCATGGACGTTGATTTAGGCAAAATCAATGGTTCTCCTCTCACCGCACAACTACACCTGAGAAGGCCTATCGCACGtgaacaaattttatatatatatatatatatatatatatatatatatatatatatatatatatatggattagTTCACGTGCAAAGAGTCTCCCAGGTCAAAGATGAGGTGAGATAtgagtcgttgatcaaatctagatcaacggctcaaatcaatgaaattttttaaaaaaaaaaattaaaattaaaatttgagaacTGAATGCCTTCTCCTCCTACCATTTAAAAATGGCAGACCTTAAGTGATAAAATGATGTGcattaagtgttaaaatggcgtaccttaagtgttaaaatgtcgcaccttaagtgttaaatttacgcaccttaagctttacaATTAAACACATTAAGTTCTCAAGTGTAGAACtgatgacgcaccttaagtactgAAATGGCACACCTTAATCACTGgaaatacgcaccttaagctttcaaCAAATacgtaaaatgaccaaaatgccatcgcatttttttaaaaaaaccacTGTTTAGTATGGACGGTTGATTTTAGTAAGATCTATAGTTTCACCTGGACACCCCATTCACATTTGatctctattatatatatgtatatgtatatgtatgtatatatatatatatgtatatatatgtatatacatatacatatacatatacatatacatatatatatatatatacatatatatatatatatatatatatatatatatatatatatatatatatatatatatatatatatatatatatatatatatatatatatatatatatatatatatatatatatatatatatatatatatatatatataccatgaGATTCATGTTTTAGGTGCGAACTTTTGGACAAATCCAAATCATGAATCTGGTAGATCTAacagttgaaaaaaaaaatgaaaaaaaaaaagaaaaaaaaaagattgagtcatttttataaatattacaaattttaaaagtttataatatttatgaaaatgacccgatttttttttacttgattttctaTTCATCAGATCTtgagatcaatggtttggatttgtccacagGTTCTCACTTGAGGAGTGGTCCTCATATGAACcggattctatatatataagaacTCATCGCAGCTTAGGAGAGAAATAGGAACCTATATAGTTGATCTAAGATGATCAAGGGCTacaaattaaggaaaaaaaatacagtgacatttttataatttcgatagtgtaattattgaaatattttttttagcataataaTATGAGTAGTTTATTAGAGTTTGTCATTTTACTTAATTGGATTAGTTTGTCCTTAACTTAAACTATACCGTGAGTAGTAATTTGAATTTACTAAAGACCTGTTTGTCACTTAATTTGCTTAATTTCTCATTTGTTTTATCCATAGTGTATAGTGATTTGAATTTAGTAATGATGTTAATTATTGTCTCTAATGACTTAAAAAGTAGTAGTCCACCCTGGGAGAAATTGGCTTCATCTAACCTTAacggcaaaaatttgtgtgacaTCGTCTTACagatctcaatccgtgagatgaataagattttttattatatgattCAACATGTGCATCTCATGTCCAAATTATGACATAAATTATGTTGACCCTAACCGTCTCACGAGAGACCCATGAAACGGTTTCACGAAGTGCAATCCATCCTTAACATGGGGCTGTCTATTTAGAGTTTGTCACCTTACTTAATTGGCTTAGTTGTATCCATAATACTCTATTTCCTTTATAAAAGTGTCACCTTCAAAATTTAGGGACGTCTAATTAATGCAAATATGGAAATCAACCAAGTGATATAGTCCAGATTTTATTAGTTTTAGTTTTTGAGGGCCagttttctttattaatttaatttagactTAATTCTAAGAGTGTTCCCTTAACTATtaatatttactaatttttattttcgactttcaatttcactataattaattaattgactattaatttgCCCACTATAATTGattcattgactattaatttgCCTATCTGTTAACTCGAGAGTCTAGTTCTACATCGGTGTGTAAGGAATGGTTGATGGACCCTCCTATCTTTCATCTGTGATGCTTTGTATTTGGAtcataattaatgaaatttatctctctttaaaaagaaaaaaaaataggtgAAACTAGTTTTAAGCTTCTGGGAAGCAACCATTTCCAAGATCCTGGCAACTGCCAAATTGTTTATTTTCCAGTAGTACATGGAGACAAACACAAGCTAGATTAAAAACAAGATGGAATAATATAAACCAGAAACCATTAAACCAACAATGTACAACCCAACTTTATGCAGTTTTCAACAAATATGTCCAGCATCAACACAATTGCACCCACTGAAATGAAAATGCCAAAAGCAGCATGCTGTTCCCGACAAAGTTCTGTTGCAGAAATAAAGCAAAAGGTTCAAAGAAAGCCAGTAATGAAAATCAATGGCTACATGTATATTAGAAGTTAGAACAAAGGACTTCATGTATGTAGCGCACCTAACAATATGAATCTGGATTATGGACACTTTGGTTTGCACCTAGCGATAAGAATCTGGGCGCTTTGGTTTCGTTTGAACTACAGCTTCAATTTTATCCATCACAGGTGCTAGCTTGGGAATGGCTTCAATAGCTTTCATGTTCTCTTTAATCTGCATATATTAGCAATGAAAGATCAGATTATAGCAATGCTACTTCAAACAGATGAACATAGAGCTCAAACCCATGAACTTCATGTACAAGTAAGCTAAAAGCAGGAAATCCATGTACCACTGTACCAGCAATTCAGCAAAGCAATAATTGGTACAATGTAAGTTGCATATCTTACTTGGAGCAGGAAATCAAATTCTCTTGTAAATTTTTATTGGAAAAAGTgccaaataggtcattgaacttgTTAGGTTTGTGCAATTAAGTCATTAAACTAAAAGTCTGTGCATTTAGATCATCAAACAAGTAAAGAATGtgcaatttgaattttttttacaggttaccagGTAATGATTGCTTAGTCGTCTACTTAATTGAAATGATTAAATTCCCTCTaccctcttctttttttttccaaaacaattttttttttctttccatgtCATCTGAAAGATAATAAACAGTTCATGTAGGCAAACAACTAAGTAATCATTACATGGAAAACTGTAAAGGATGCAAGTTGCACTTTTTTTATTGTTCAATATCTAATTGCACATGTCTTTAGTCCGATGACTTAATTGCACAAACGCACCAAGCTTAGTGAcctattttccattttttccagttttatttaaaagttagatgaccATGAGCCTTGATTTTACTAGTTTTATTGGCTTTGGCATCACTGAAGAAGGGATGAAATTTGCAACAATTTACAACAACAAAGAATGACATTTTCTTTGGCTGGTCAACTGGGGATCAATTTCACTAATGGCCAATAATTTATAGACCAAAAAAGCAACTTTcacaaaaatttataacatgttaaatgcaTTTCTTTTGCTCACCATATGTTATCAAGATATACTGAGATGTACATAAAATGTTTAAGGAAAAGCAAAACTCAGTTAGGGATAGGGGAAATCAAACACGAGTGCTTGGAATAACAAACTCATGGAAAGAGTGGGCAGACCTGAGACTCTTTGGTGGCGCCAGTAATAACACTTGAAACATTGGGATTCGTAGCACACCAGGCAATTGCGAGTTGTGCCAAAGACACACCCAACTCATCAGCAATTGGTTTCAGTCCATTCACTTTCTTCAACACATCATCCACCAATGACCTATTGGCAAGATTCTGCAAGACGACACTCCGAGAGGATTTACTCTTTTCTTGAGGAATCATAGGAGAATTAATTATTGCTCAATTGTGGTAAATTAGTGACAATTGaacaaagaaataaaatgaaattacacaAATATGGACACGTACAGATACAAAtgcatttaactcaaaataggaTAAGCATGTTTATCACAATTTCACCCCAATATTATGCATATACAAGGAAAAAGAAGCTTTCTAACCCATCGATCAAGTGCACCtcaatttatttgaatatgttCCATCATCAATTTACTACAAATATATATCGGAGTGCCATTTCCAACTAGAAAAGTGTAAAACAAAAAccttaccctttttttttaatcaagaagaaaatggaggaaTTACCTTGTAATTTTCCAGTGCAAACCTACTATCGGGTGGAATGTTTCCAGAGGTATACTTTCCAGTCAGAACTCCCGAAGCAAGTGGACTCCATGTGGTGAGACCAATACCGTAGTTACTATACAGAGGGAGGTACTCAGCCTCAACCTGCAAGAATCAGACCATTCTTTATCTCAATATACTCCATGTAGTAAATATCAGGCAAATTCATATCTATCAACAGCAATTACAATACTGGCGCAGTAAATAGAGAAAGCAGTAGAAAAAGAGTAGGATTAACAATCCATCCTGCATCCATTGCGTTCAATCAAGCTCATTTAATAAGATTATAGCATCTTAAAATACAGAAAACTTTGGAGCATCCATTGcattcaatcaatcaatcaagcTCATTTAACgatctataatttttttgatacaCTAGGTTTCCCAACATACGCCAGACTAATCCTAAGCCCCAGAACCCCTGCCCAAAAGTCGCTAGAGAAGGTATACCAGACTTTATTGTTCAGATCCAAATGAGCAAGCAAGATCAGAAATAACTGAAATAGAAGGGGTTAAAGGAAACACCGAAATGAATAGTACATGACCATGAACAACATGTTCCAAtccaaaatgtaaaattttcacTGCCACTGTCATAAAATGGTCCTACCAGATTGACTCCATACATTAATTCCCATGCTAAACAATAAAGTCACATCTCAAGACATACAGCAAAAAAACAACTTGCATTTTATTGAATGCATTAATTATGGTGAAAGGCCTAAATTTAACTCAGGTAAAGGCTCATATACATATGCAAGGATAGAAATGGAGCATTCCTGTACTCCCTGGCcccatatatgatatatctatCCATCCGTACACAAACATTTTCTAATCCAGAAAATATCACACCACAATTTTCACAAGATTTGAAGTAAAAGACAATAATAGTACAATACCTTGTGGCGAGAGAGGAGATTATACTCAGGCTGCTCAACAATCGGTCCAACGAGATCCAATCGCTGAGCCACACTCCACGCCTCAGTGATCTGCTGCGCCGACCACTCGCTAGTCCCCCAGTAAAACGCCCACCCCTTATCGATCACATAGTTCATAGCCCTAACCGTCTCCTCAATCGGAGTACTGGTATCGGGGCGGTGACAGTAGATCAAGTCCACATAATCCATATCGAGCCTCTTGAGCGACGCCTTGGTGCCCTCCACGATGTGTTTCCGGGACAAACCCTTGTCATTGGGCCCGGGCCCGCCCCAGAAGATCTTGGTGGAGATGACGATGTCGGAGCGCTTCCATCCCAGCTCCCGGATGGCCTGCCCCATGATCTCCTCGGCGCGGCCATTCGCGTACACCTCGGCGTTGTCGAAGAAATTCACGCCGTGGTCGCGGCAGCACTGGAGGATGGACTTCGCTTCCTTGACGTCTAGCTGGTTGCCGAAAGTGACCCAGGCGCCGAATGAGAGCTGGGACACTTTCAGCCCGGATCTGCCCAGATTCTTGTACTGCATCTGCATTGTTCTAGGATTTTGGGTCTCCCAGTCGCCGCCGATAGTCgatagagagaaagagagaaagaaaagtGTGACTGTTCGAGAGAATGCGCACTGCCCAGAGCGTTAATGATATTTTAGGAGAAACCCAGAAAATAATCTGCAAACGGACAATACAGATTCTACGTTATAACTGACGTAacgtatatataataaaatgataagGGCGagtatgttttaaaaaaaatatttaggtaATTTAAGCtacttcaaattaaaatttaaaccaACAAAACTCTTCtcttaagttttcaaaaaaaaaaaaaaaaaaaaaacttcttctTTTAAGTagctatggacagatactacgttgtaacagagtcaataatactcaaaaaaaaattgagctcTTAGTGTCACTGTAAAGATAAATTGCAAATCATTCAATCGATCTGTTAATCAGACTCTAGTTTTCATGCGCACACAAGATGTTCAATCAACACATTTCTATCATCTTGGACATCTTTTCATTAAGGGAAAGTATGTTTACCGCGATAGCCTGTTAGCTGGGTAGACATGACTACAGTTTGGTTCTGATTCTAAAATCTAAACCGTTAGTTTACGATTATGAAAAAGGGCAAATTAGAACCAAATATTTTTAGGAAGATTTCGGTTTGAATCATCGGTtagaatagaatttttttttttgtaattttttttatttttaaaatttatcatgtgaaaatttttaaaattagttatattaaatatttaaactttaactttaaatttttttaaaaaatgattctatttttttttttcagttgggAACACGAccgccacttttttttttttaagacacGATCGCCAGTTCTAGTTCctcattttatcaaacaaaaattgaaactttttgAATTCCAGTTCGATTATAaccaaaattaccaatttgtgGTCATCTATTGGTCGTAGtataaaaccacatacaaatacccggagtattccggggttatcgaaccacagggaagtggggtatcaagcactagttactaattatattcgcaagaagctattcctacgttaacaatggatgattatctatgaatatgcaaacaagataattaaaacaaggcaaacgggtttttgtattcaaagaggtaAAAGCGGGATTTTTTTGGGAGttgaagtgtttaatcacctagtgccaatctaaagtgaaataattatttgggttaaacaagtgtggagaattgccatctaaaagggaaaggttactctcgtaactcaaacccaaaatacggtaattggaatactcactctcgtgagctactCACAATCTAAAATCGAAactaagcaataaatggaatacccactctcgtgggctattcacaattggaatactcactctcgtgagctattcacaatatatcccttaaccaaattgtcctctctcgaggtacaatagtcaagtgcaattgcgggtgctctttgattcatagacaaatctagcaagggtacaagtaatcatatgcatctaattacaagtatcaataacataaatcacaattgcaacacaaacaataaacccaaatagatatttcattaaaacaaaataagaactaggcacataggttcataaacacttttatacccaaaaatcccaaaagaaagtttagcctaacatggctaaaatagatccaacaaatattcaataaagttcaaaatagaaaagagaaaggaagatattctcccaaatgatgcctccaagctcttttctttgatctccttttcaaaagttgtgatgatttcttctttggcttttggagatgatgaagcttcttttccttgttctttttcctctttttctgacAAGAACCAGCAGCCAACCGgtagggtttgaagagaaaatgatgtttttataGTGAGTGGAGAAAGaggggcaaaaatgacaatttttagaagttgGGAATCGCAAatctgcgacattcgacgcgtcgaatgcaacactcgacgcgtcgaatgtctACAGCACCGAAACGAGGCTGttctgcctcatttttgggattttcgacgcgtcgaaaattcctGTGACGCAGTTGCGACTTGCgtcctgattttgacccttttcccttttgaatcaagccttgatgtcttcataagagttgtagcccttgaagtcttctttccaatggttcaagaatcacctcatttggatattcctacgctgagatatggtccaattaccgaggtgtcgccatggtagcgggaatttcaactctttggctcgtttggattggcttttgctcccaaatggttctaatgcacttctaaacacatcaaaaacatctaaaccaagcattataccattttaaatataaaaataaagaaataagcattggatacaacattttatcacacaattaactataaaacctacataaaaacacaagtaaaataggtacaaatgagagtgtatcatcTATTAATGGTAGGTTGGGACAGGGCAGTGGATCGAGTAGATGAAGGTTGGGTAAATAAATGGTGAGCTAGTAAGACATTTGTGGAGTCATCCCGATCATGATATTAATcaaaaatttgacatatttcaCGAATTGAGATCGTAAGATGGTCTCATACAAAtttttgtcattaaaaaaaatatcattatcaATTTCAAGTATCTCCTTAGAGTTTTTAGTTTTCACAATATTGATTTGATCTGCCTAAGAAGATGCGTATATCCTACCATATGCCCCATCACTTTGATGATGAGAGTTAAACGGCAGTCTCTGGAACCATTTGGTTTATGATCTCATCACCATTCGTAGGGGGTTCCACGACAACATAAACAAAGCATTCCCCTTCATCAATTGTTGTCGGTTTTGCCTTCTTTGTGCTTTGttaaactaagggtgtgtttggttgacaagtttagCTACGTCAATGgatattaaaattattgttattctttagcactgttgcaaaaatcctcaCTAGGTCGCCTAggcacccgcctaggcgctaggcgctcctagaccgtgGCGAATTGCTCCCTGGACGTccgcctaggaggccgcctagcgctTAACAtggccgactgggccgaattcggccgagttaactcgcccaactcagtagagttagccgagttaactcgagtgAGTCGATcttgttaatttaattattatatttatatatatttaaatttatttatttatataagtaagagacgtaagatatatatataaaatatatgacatacatccacacacatgaattaattttttgtttttataggtcactGCCTAAAACCGCTTAGgtgccgcctagaccgcttaggcgctaggcgctagtctaccacccgactagcgcctagcgcctactgcaaccatgttctttagttgacaggtttttaaaatattactatGGTTTTGATTACCCTTAATTGCAaaattcattccctaataaaataaaggttTCATCGCTTCCTCCTCAGTCGCTTCcctaactattaataatcattctcattccaccctactaccaaacatacaaaatacttttaccaaaattcattaacattaccaaatatttgatacacACCCAATTTCGAttttcatgtgcgaaccaaacacaccctaaatcttTTGTCCAACAACGATTGAGTCAAAAAAAGTATTTCAAAGAGTTACCATTTTttaacaaatacggagtaattttattgttcgtgattttattattacttcttaattaaagttttttttttttagtttttttttagtactactgactctgttacaatgtagtatctgttcatagctacttttttttttagtactactgactctgttacaatgtagtatctgttcataactactttctcaacctactgaagcgcgaacccactcccatcatccatgtgaaagtgttaactgggacaccggatgccactagaccgcAAGGTcattggcttttttttttttttttagtgttcaAAGAATCAAAGGGTGTGTGTTATTGTGGAACGTAAGGCTATCATATTAGTGGTTCTATCATTTTCCTTTACAATTAAGGATCCCTACCTCAATAATGAAAATTGGCACTTTGGTCACAGCTTAGGTACTAACTTCACTCTTTGCATTATTGTGGACATTAAACGTGTATAATAATAAAGCacagaaaaaataaaaggctattttttttatataattaaaaagatttaccaaacaatatttattactaaaaataagtaataaatattatcaggttcaactaaaacttttgaaattttcaaattaacatgatgaagttttaattttgataaattagcacattcacactaataaatataaacttaataaatgtaaatttatacaCCATTCAATCAATATAAACTTCTATTTCTGAAatctaactaaaaataattaatatacacacacgcacactATAATGTGAtaattaaataagttttttttttaaaaaaattattatttattttcatacaaaatattttattttgtaataaatttatttacaaatttaataaaaattactaaccATGAGCTTACATATaaattctttatatattttgttccaTGTCCATTGAGAAACAAATAATAGTCTTAAGTAGTTTGAGCTATCGAGTTAGCCCACTAAATTTCTGGTTGTTCGTTCAAACTATCGCCTTATCAGGTAACTCATCAGTTTCGAGTTAAGATTGACATCCCTATAATCTATACTATGTCTTtatatttttaccaaaaaatgAAAGTTATGAAACCACCCAAGAAAGCGTTTGACACTTTACTGGGAAAATTAATTTAACGGTTCATTTGGTTATATATAGAATACAATGCATAATAAAGCAAACTACAAAGTATAATGCATAATAAATCAAATTACAATAATCATAAAAGAATATGGACATACTACataaaattcataataaataaaacagaAGAATAAAGGAAAGAAGACGCAAAATTTATTATCTCCAGGATGGATATGATGGCCATTGTACGTTTACAAGAAAATTAATGTGCTTAACCTGTTTCTTAAAATCTGAAAATTTATGTGAATTAATCTTCTATTATCTggacaaagaaaaaaagaaaatataatatcacctgtaaagaaagaaagaaaaaaagaattgatgGAGCTAATTAAATCAAATTGTAGTAAAAGTTGTTCCCAGCTTGAAGAATCCGATGAGATTTGCCACATGGGCATTTCAAGTGAATTGCTATCCCGTTTCCACATTTCTCCACGCTTACTGCCTCTTCGTTATCGCCGCCATTAATTTCAGTttcattctgaaaaaaaaaattgaaataaataaaatttagattaaagtaatctgaaaagaaaaggaataaaagattgaatcttgaAATTACCTTGGAACTAGGGCTGTCTTGTTGTATCCCGAAAGCTACTGCGGAGGGGCCGGAGAAAGACGGGTGAAACGGCGGCGATGAAGGGTTGGTGGTTTCCGGTGACAGAGGGCGTGAAGCGGTGGAGTTGAAGGGGTGAGAGAGTGTGGAGGAGGGCGATGGGAAGGTGATGGGAAGTGGGAGGATCTTGAAGCcacggtggtggtggtggtggccggAGGAGAGAGATTCCGGTGACTTTCTCTTCATGGTGAAAGTAG includes:
- the LOC116000851 gene encoding uncharacterized protein LOC116000851 is translated as MKRKSPESLSSGHHHHHRGFKILPLPITFPSPSSTLSHPFNSTASRPLSPETTNPSSPPFHPSFSGPSAVAFGIQQDSPSSKNETEINGGDNEEAVSVEKCGNGIAIHLKCPCGKSHRILQAGNNFYYNLI
- the LOC116003001 gene encoding probable voltage-gated potassium channel subunit beta isoform X1, which codes for MQMQYKNLGRSGLKVSQLSFGAWVTFGNQLDVKEAKSILQCCRDHGVNFFDNAEVYANGRAEEIMGQAIRELGWKRSDIVISTKIFWGGPGPNDKGLSRKHIVEGTKASLKRLDMDYVDLIYCHRPDTSTPIEETVRAMNYVIDKGWAFYWGTSEWSAQQITEAWSVAQRLDLVGPIVEQPEYNLLSRHKVEAEYLPLYSNYGIGLTTWSPLASGVLTGKYTSGNIPPDSRFALENYKSKSSRSVVLQNLANRSLVDDVLKKVNGLKPIADELGVSLAQLAIAWCATNPNVSSVITGATKESQIKENMKAIEAIPKLAPVMDKIEAVVQTKPKRPDSYR
- the LOC116003001 gene encoding probable voltage-gated potassium channel subunit beta isoform X2 — its product is MQMQYKNLGRSGLKVSQLSFGAWVTFGNQLDVKEAKSILQCCRDHGVNFFDNAEVYANGRAEEIMGQAIRELGWKRSDIVISTKIFWGGPGPNDKGLSRKHIVEGTKASLKRLDMDYVDLIYCHRPDTSTPIEETVRAMNYVIDKGWAFYWGTSEWSAQQITEAWSVAQRLDLVGPIVEQPEYNLLSRHKVEAEYLPLYSNYGIGLTTWSPLASGVLTGKYTSGNIPPDSRFALENYKNLANRSLVDDVLKKVNGLKPIADELGVSLAQLAIAWCATNPNVSSVITGATKESQIKENMKAIEAIPKLAPVMDKIEAVVQTKPKRPDSYR